A window from Chlamydia gallinacea 08-1274/3 encodes these proteins:
- a CDS encoding tRNA threonylcarbamoyladenosine biosynthesis protein TsaB — MHFYRYIIIDTSGYQPFLAYVDHQKIIQQWSLPTGPDQGMVLEFILKNSNLFFQGIGVAVGPGNFSATRVGLSFAQGLALSRSIPVVGYSSLEGYLTPQDKGKALVLPLGRKGGVVTLSSDLSEEGFIFANNGVGPGVLLSYDEASAYCLSHECYHVVSPNPDLFRHSFSSRIRLEKTAPAVDHIRRNIVAQLMFVECSQQLVPDYRSCSCFF; from the coding sequence ATGCATTTTTATAGGTATATCATTATTGATACCTCAGGGTATCAACCATTTTTAGCTTATGTAGACCATCAGAAGATAATACAGCAATGGAGTCTTCCTACTGGTCCTGATCAAGGGATGGTATTAGAATTTATTTTAAAAAATAGTAATTTATTTTTTCAGGGGATTGGTGTAGCTGTTGGTCCTGGAAATTTTTCTGCAACTCGTGTTGGTTTATCTTTTGCTCAAGGTTTGGCCTTATCTAGAAGTATTCCTGTGGTCGGCTACTCGTCATTGGAAGGATACCTCACTCCACAGGATAAGGGAAAGGCTCTTGTCCTTCCTTTGGGGAGAAAGGGCGGAGTAGTGACCCTAAGCTCGGATCTTTCGGAAGAAGGGTTTATTTTTGCGAATAACGGTGTTGGTCCTGGAGTCTTATTATCTTATGATGAAGCATCAGCCTACTGTTTATCTCATGAATGTTATCACGTAGTTTCTCCGAATCCCGATCTGTTTCGTCATAGTTTTTCAAGCAGAATTCGTTTAGAGAAAACCGCGCCCGCTGTTGATCACATTAGAAGAAATATTGTTGCCCAACTTATGTTTGTAGAGTGTAGTCAGCAACTGGTTCCTGATTATCGCAGTTGCTCCTGTTTTTTTTAG
- the lon gene encoding endopeptidase La has product MDSTTNNDPQILDPHPEEVEKILDSSEEVEEKSNDDRSLPSDLFILPLNKRPFFPGMAAPILIESGPYYEVLKLLAKSSQKYIGLILTKKEDADILKVGFNQLYRVGVVARILRIMPIEGGSAQVLLSIEERIRIITPIKDKYLKARVSYHKDNKELTEELKAYSISIVSVIKDLLKLNPLFKEELQIFLGHSDFTEPGKLADFSVALTTATREELQEVLETTNMHDRIDKALILLKKELDLSRLQSSINQKIEATITKSQKEFFLKEQLKTIKKELGLEKEDRAIDLEKFTERLKKREVPEYAMEVIQDEIEKLQTLETSSAEYTVCRNYLDWLTIIPWGIYSKEYHDLKKAEVILNKDHYGLEEIKQRILELISVGKLSKGLKGSIICLVGPPGVGKTSIGRSIAKVLHRKFFRFSVGGMRDEAEIKGHRRTYIGAMPGKMVQALKQSQAMNPVIMIDEVDKIGASYHGDPASALLEVLDPEQNKDFLDHYLDVRVDLSNVLFILTANVLDSIPDPLLDRMEILRLSGYILEEKLQIATKYLIPRARKETGLTAREITFQPEALKHMINHYAREAGVRTLNNNIKKVLRKVALKIVKNQEKAHPKHIQYKINTKNLQDYLGKPIFSTDRFYDATPVGVATGLAWTSLGGATLYIESVQVPSLKTDMHLTGQAGDVMKESSQIAWTYLHSALENYAPGYSFFPKSQVHIHIPEGATPKDGPSAGITMVTSLLSLLLETPVLDNLGMTGEITLTGRVLSVGGIREKLIAARRSHLNVLIFPEDNRRDYEELPSYLKKGLKVHFVAHYDDVFKVAFPNLN; this is encoded by the coding sequence GTGGATTCTACGACAAATAATGACCCTCAAATCTTGGATCCTCATCCCGAAGAAGTAGAAAAAATATTAGATTCATCTGAAGAAGTTGAAGAAAAATCTAACGATGACCGCTCCCTACCTTCAGATCTATTTATCCTTCCCTTAAACAAGCGTCCCTTTTTCCCAGGAATGGCGGCACCAATTCTTATTGAGTCTGGGCCTTATTATGAAGTCTTAAAATTATTAGCAAAATCTTCTCAAAAATATATCGGCTTAATTCTTACTAAAAAAGAAGACGCTGACATTTTAAAAGTTGGATTTAATCAACTCTATCGTGTGGGCGTGGTAGCTCGTATTCTTCGCATCATGCCGATAGAAGGAGGAAGTGCTCAAGTTCTATTAAGTATTGAAGAGCGCATTCGCATTATTACACCAATTAAAGATAAATATCTTAAAGCACGGGTCTCCTATCATAAGGATAATAAAGAACTAACTGAGGAATTAAAAGCGTACTCTATCAGTATTGTTTCAGTAATTAAGGATCTTTTAAAACTCAACCCCTTATTCAAAGAAGAATTACAAATCTTCCTTGGTCATTCTGATTTTACAGAACCAGGGAAACTTGCAGATTTTTCCGTAGCTTTGACAACAGCGACAAGAGAAGAGCTTCAAGAAGTTTTAGAAACTACAAATATGCATGATCGTATCGACAAAGCACTGATTCTATTAAAAAAGGAATTAGATCTTAGTCGATTACAAAGTAGCATTAACCAAAAAATTGAAGCTACAATCACAAAAAGCCAAAAAGAATTCTTTTTAAAAGAACAACTAAAAACAATCAAAAAAGAACTCGGCCTAGAAAAAGAAGATCGCGCCATCGACTTAGAAAAATTCACGGAACGTTTAAAAAAACGTGAAGTGCCGGAATATGCTATGGAGGTTATTCAAGATGAAATTGAGAAATTGCAAACCCTAGAAACCTCCTCTGCAGAGTATACAGTTTGTCGTAATTACCTTGATTGGTTAACAATTATTCCTTGGGGAATTTACAGCAAAGAATATCATGATTTAAAAAAAGCAGAAGTCATACTGAATAAAGACCATTATGGACTTGAGGAGATTAAACAACGTATTCTCGAACTCATTAGCGTAGGAAAGCTTTCTAAAGGTCTTAAAGGAAGTATTATTTGTCTTGTAGGCCCTCCGGGAGTAGGAAAAACTAGTATTGGACGTAGCATTGCAAAGGTTTTGCATCGAAAATTTTTCCGCTTCTCTGTAGGAGGAATGCGTGATGAAGCAGAAATTAAAGGACATCGTCGTACCTACATTGGCGCCATGCCAGGAAAAATGGTCCAAGCTTTGAAACAAAGTCAAGCAATGAATCCTGTAATTATGATTGATGAAGTAGACAAAATTGGCGCCAGCTACCACGGTGATCCAGCTTCTGCTTTACTTGAAGTTCTAGATCCTGAACAGAATAAAGACTTTTTAGATCATTATCTAGATGTACGTGTAGATCTATCTAATGTATTGTTCATACTTACAGCCAATGTATTAGATTCCATTCCTGACCCTCTTTTGGATCGTATGGAGATATTGCGCTTATCGGGTTATATTCTTGAGGAAAAACTCCAAATAGCGACAAAATACTTGATCCCAAGAGCGCGTAAAGAAACAGGATTAACAGCTCGTGAGATTACTTTTCAACCGGAAGCTCTTAAGCATATGATTAATCATTATGCTCGCGAAGCTGGGGTCAGGACCCTGAATAATAACATTAAAAAAGTCCTAAGAAAAGTTGCTTTAAAAATAGTTAAAAACCAAGAAAAAGCTCATCCTAAACACATCCAATATAAGATCAATACAAAAAATCTTCAGGATTATCTTGGGAAACCTATTTTTTCTACTGATCGCTTTTATGATGCAACACCTGTGGGTGTGGCTACAGGTTTAGCATGGACATCTTTAGGAGGAGCAACTCTTTACATCGAGAGCGTTCAGGTTCCCTCACTCAAAACAGATATGCATCTTACAGGACAAGCGGGAGATGTTATGAAGGAATCTTCCCAAATTGCTTGGACCTATCTACACAGTGCCTTAGAAAATTATGCTCCGGGTTATAGCTTTTTCCCAAAATCTCAAGTACATATCCATATTCCTGAAGGGGCGACCCCTAAAGACGGGCCTTCTGCAGGAATTACTATGGTAACTTCCTTGCTTTCTCTGCTTTTAGAGACACCCGTGCTAGACAATCTAGGTATGACAGGAGAAATCACTCTAACAGGTCGCGTATTGAGCGTGGGAGGCATCCGAGAAAAACTTATTGCAGCTCGCCGTTCTCACCTAAATGTATTGATCTTTCCCGAAGACAATCGTCGCGATTATGAAGAACTTCCTTCTTACTTAAAAAAGGGTCTTAAGGTGCACTTTGTAGCACATTATGATGATGTGTTTAAAGTCGCTTTCCCCAATTTAAATTAA
- a CDS encoding alpha-ketoacid dehydrogenase subunit alpha/beta, with translation MTTTRYELVASVKEVLRLSWSLRFAESKMLLLSRQSDSGGTFQLSCAGHELAGIVAGKSLLPEKDWSFPYYRDQGFPLGLGCDLHEILAAFLARPTTNHSAGRMMPYHYSHKKLRICCQSSVVGTQFLQAAGRAWAVKHTQANEVVYVSGGDGATSQGEFHEMLNYAALHQLPLVTAIQNNGWAISVPFSEQCSADLSCLGKSYRGLEVYEVDGGDYLALTKAFSQAVEQARVASVPSLLLINVVRLQPHSNSDNHEKYRTPEDLHSCESKDPLLRLEEQLIVEYGITPEEILEIKATAEEEVGYACSLAESTPFPSKGSTNHEVFAPYTPALIDYEDSLDVARLSDAPPKVMRDAITEALMEEMYRDSGVVIFGEDVAGDKGGVFGVTRDFTRKFGSHRCFNTPLAEATIIGTAIGMALDGIHKPVAEIQFADYIWPGINQLFSEASSIYYRSAGEWEVPLVIRAPCGGYIQGGPYHSQSIEAFLAHCPGIKVVYPSNAADAKALLKSAIRDPNPVVFLEHKALYQRRAFSSCPVFSSEYILPFGKAKIVRPGSDLTIVSWGMTLVLSVEAAKELEDLGISVEVIDLRTIVPWDYATVLESVKKTGKLLITHEASEFCGFGGELSATIAEQAYMYLDAPIRRIAGLHAPVPYSKILENEVLPQKGKIFQAAKSLAEF, from the coding sequence ATGACAACAACAAGGTATGAATTAGTAGCTTCAGTAAAAGAGGTTTTAAGACTTTCATGGAGTCTAAGGTTTGCTGAATCCAAAATGCTCTTGTTGTCTAGACAGAGTGATTCTGGAGGTACGTTTCAGTTATCTTGTGCTGGTCATGAGCTAGCAGGAATTGTTGCTGGAAAGAGTTTGCTGCCTGAGAAAGATTGGTCATTTCCTTATTATAGAGATCAAGGCTTCCCCCTAGGCCTAGGTTGTGATCTTCATGAGATTCTAGCAGCTTTTCTTGCACGCCCGACTACCAATCATTCTGCTGGAAGAATGATGCCCTATCATTATTCTCATAAAAAATTACGTATTTGTTGTCAGTCTAGTGTTGTAGGGACGCAATTCCTTCAAGCTGCTGGGCGTGCATGGGCTGTTAAGCACACGCAAGCAAATGAAGTTGTTTATGTCTCTGGAGGGGATGGTGCTACCTCTCAAGGGGAGTTTCACGAAATGCTAAATTACGCGGCCCTACATCAGCTTCCCCTAGTGACTGCAATACAAAACAATGGCTGGGCTATTTCTGTTCCTTTCTCTGAACAATGTTCGGCAGATTTATCGTGTTTAGGAAAAAGTTATCGTGGTCTGGAAGTATATGAAGTTGATGGAGGAGACTATCTAGCTCTTACAAAAGCTTTTTCTCAAGCTGTTGAGCAGGCAAGAGTTGCTTCAGTACCATCCTTACTTTTGATTAATGTAGTGCGTTTACAACCTCATAGCAACTCTGATAATCATGAGAAATACCGTACTCCCGAAGATTTACATAGTTGTGAAAGCAAGGATCCTTTACTGCGTTTAGAGGAGCAACTGATAGTGGAGTACGGTATTACTCCTGAAGAAATTTTAGAAATTAAGGCTACAGCAGAAGAAGAAGTAGGTTATGCATGTTCTCTTGCAGAGTCAACACCTTTCCCGAGTAAAGGATCAACAAACCATGAAGTCTTTGCTCCCTATACACCAGCATTAATTGATTATGAGGATTCTTTAGATGTTGCGCGTCTAAGCGATGCTCCACCTAAGGTAATGCGTGATGCCATTACTGAGGCTTTGATGGAAGAAATGTATAGAGATTCCGGTGTAGTTATTTTTGGTGAAGATGTTGCTGGGGATAAAGGAGGGGTTTTTGGCGTCACACGAGATTTTACCCGTAAATTTGGCTCCCATCGTTGTTTTAACACGCCTTTAGCAGAGGCAACAATTATTGGTACAGCTATAGGAATGGCACTAGATGGTATCCACAAACCCGTAGCTGAAATTCAATTTGCTGATTATATTTGGCCGGGTATCAACCAGCTATTTTCAGAAGCTTCGAGTATATACTATCGTTCTGCTGGAGAATGGGAGGTTCCTTTAGTGATTCGCGCTCCCTGTGGCGGGTATATTCAGGGAGGCCCCTACCATTCGCAGAGTATAGAAGCGTTTCTTGCTCATTGCCCAGGAATTAAGGTTGTTTACCCCTCTAATGCTGCCGATGCAAAAGCATTATTGAAATCAGCAATTCGTGATCCAAATCCTGTAGTATTCTTAGAGCATAAGGCATTATACCAACGCCGGGCTTTTAGCTCCTGTCCCGTGTTTTCTTCTGAATACATACTTCCCTTTGGGAAAGCAAAGATTGTGCGTCCAGGATCAGACCTAACGATTGTTTCTTGGGGAATGACTCTAGTATTAAGCGTCGAAGCCGCTAAAGAGCTTGAAGATTTAGGCATCTCCGTAGAAGTGATTGATTTGCGTACGATAGTTCCTTGGGATTACGCTACTGTATTGGAGTCAGTAAAGAAAACTGGTAAGTTATTAATTACTCATGAAGCTTCAGAGTTTTGTGGTTTTGGTGGGGAGCTTTCTGCAACAATAGCGGAGCAAGCCTATATGTATCTTGATGCCCCCATTCGACGTATTGCTGGTCTACACGCACCAGTACCCTACTCTAAGATACTTGAAAATGAGGTTCTACCTCAAAAAGGAAAGATTTTCCAGGCTGCTAAAAGTTTGGCAGAATTTTAG
- the dnaJ gene encoding molecular chaperone DnaJ, with protein sequence MDYYDVLGVSKTASPEEIKKAYRKLAVKYHPDKNPGDAEAEKRFKEVSEAYEVLSNAQKRESYDRYGKDGPFAGAGGFGGAGMGNMEDALRTFMGAFGGEFSGGSFFEGLFGGLGEAFGMRGDPAGARQGASKKVHITLSFEEAAHGTEKELIISGYKTCETCSGSGVASEKGIKCCERCKGSGQVVQSRGFFSMASTCPECGGEGRIITDPCTNCRGQGRVKDKRNVRVEIPAGVDSGMRLKMEGYGDAGQNGAPAGDLYVFIDVEPHPVFERKGDDLILELPISLVDAALGMKKEIPTLLKEGMCRITIPEGIQSGTVLKVKNQGFPNVRGRGRGDLLVRVSVETPQNLSEEQKEVLRKFSAIEKEDNFPKKRSFLDKIKGFFSDFAV encoded by the coding sequence ATGGATTACTATGATGTTTTAGGGGTTTCTAAAACTGCTTCTCCAGAGGAAATTAAAAAAGCTTATCGTAAGTTAGCGGTGAAATATCATCCTGATAAAAATCCAGGAGATGCTGAAGCAGAGAAACGCTTTAAAGAAGTTTCCGAGGCTTATGAAGTGCTAAGTAATGCACAAAAACGCGAATCTTACGATCGTTATGGTAAAGATGGACCCTTTGCTGGAGCCGGAGGCTTTGGCGGCGCAGGAATGGGCAACATGGAAGATGCTCTTCGTACGTTTATGGGGGCCTTTGGAGGAGAATTTAGTGGGGGAAGCTTTTTCGAAGGCTTATTTGGTGGCTTAGGAGAAGCTTTTGGCATGCGTGGTGATCCCGCAGGCGCACGTCAAGGAGCGAGTAAAAAAGTCCATATTACCCTATCATTCGAAGAAGCCGCACACGGCACTGAAAAGGAATTAATCATTTCTGGATATAAGACATGTGAAACTTGTTCTGGTAGTGGTGTTGCTAGTGAGAAAGGGATTAAGTGTTGTGAGCGCTGTAAGGGTTCTGGCCAAGTAGTGCAAAGTCGGGGTTTTTTTTCTATGGCATCTACGTGCCCCGAATGCGGAGGTGAGGGGCGCATTATTACGGATCCTTGCACCAATTGTCGCGGTCAGGGAAGAGTAAAAGATAAACGTAATGTTCGTGTCGAGATACCTGCTGGTGTGGACTCTGGTATGCGTTTGAAAATGGAGGGGTATGGAGATGCGGGACAAAATGGTGCCCCTGCAGGAGATCTTTATGTGTTTATCGATGTTGAACCACATCCTGTTTTTGAACGTAAGGGTGATGATTTAATATTAGAGCTTCCCATTAGTTTAGTTGATGCTGCTTTAGGAATGAAGAAGGAGATTCCTACTTTATTAAAAGAAGGGATGTGCCGCATTACTATTCCTGAAGGTATTCAAAGTGGAACTGTTCTTAAAGTAAAAAATCAAGGATTTCCCAACGTTCGTGGACGAGGCAGAGGAGACCTACTGGTACGAGTTTCAGTAGAGACTCCCCAAAATTTATCAGAGGAACAAAAAGAGGTTCTTCGTAAGTTTTCTGCTATAGAAAAAGAAGATAACTTTCCTAAGAAGCGGAGTTTTTTAGATAAAATTAAAGGTTTTTTTTCTGATTTCGCTGTATAG
- a CDS encoding ribonuclease Z encodes MSCRELVILGCSSQQPTRMRNQGAYLFRWNNEGLLFDPGEGTQRQFIFANIAPTVVSRIFISHFHGDHCLGLGSMLMRLNLDKVTHPIHCYYPASGKKYFDRLRFGTIYHETINVVEHPIDKEGIVEDFGNFRIEALYLNHLVDTLGWRITEPDTIKFIPEKIQALGLRGMIMQDLLKNELITLNGKTIYLKDVSYIRKGDSVSIIADTLPCQAVVDLSKNARIMLCESTYLEQHRHLAESHYHMTAKQAATQALMAGAQQLVLTHFSARYLNTRDFEIEAGKVFPNVMAAEEFRSYPFPKNSSK; translated from the coding sequence ATGAGCTGTAGAGAGTTAGTTATTTTAGGTTGCTCCAGCCAACAACCTACACGTATGCGAAATCAAGGTGCTTATTTATTTCGTTGGAATAATGAAGGGTTACTTTTCGATCCGGGGGAAGGAACGCAAAGACAATTTATTTTTGCCAATATTGCACCCACAGTTGTTTCTCGAATTTTTATCAGCCATTTTCATGGAGACCATTGCCTAGGTTTAGGCTCTATGCTCATGCGACTTAACTTAGATAAAGTGACCCATCCTATACATTGCTACTATCCCGCTTCTGGAAAAAAATATTTTGATAGATTGCGATTTGGAACAATTTATCACGAAACAATTAATGTTGTTGAACATCCTATAGATAAAGAGGGCATTGTTGAAGATTTTGGGAATTTTCGTATTGAAGCTCTATACTTAAATCATCTTGTTGATACCTTAGGATGGCGCATCACAGAACCTGATACGATCAAGTTCATTCCAGAAAAAATCCAAGCCTTAGGATTGCGTGGAATGATCATGCAAGATCTCTTGAAAAATGAGCTAATCACATTAAATGGCAAAACCATTTATCTTAAAGATGTTAGCTACATTCGTAAAGGAGATAGTGTCTCTATTATTGCCGATACTTTACCCTGCCAGGCTGTCGTAGATTTATCTAAAAATGCACGCATCATGCTCTGTGAAAGCACCTATTTAGAGCAACACCGGCATTTAGCAGAAAGTCACTACCATATGACAGCAAAACAAGCGGCTACACAAGCATTAATGGCAGGAGCACAACAGCTAGTGCTTACGCATTTTTCTGCACGTTATTTAAATACTCGAGATTTTGAAATCGAAGCTGGGAAGGTTTTCCCTAATGTCATGGCTGCAGAAGAATTTCGTAGTTACCCCTTTCCTAAAAACTCTTCTAAATAA
- the rpsU gene encoding 30S ribosomal protein S21: MPSVKVRVGEPVDRALRILKKKIDKEGILKAAKSHRFYDKPSVKKRAKSKAAAKYRSR; encoded by the coding sequence ATGCCCAGTGTTAAAGTTAGAGTTGGTGAGCCTGTAGATCGTGCTTTAAGAATTTTAAAAAAGAAAATTGACAAAGAGGGAATCTTAAAGGCTGCTAAGTCACATAGGTTCTATGATAAGCCTTCGGTAAAGAAACGGGCTAAGTCTAAAGCGGCAGCAAAATATCGCAGTCGTTAA